One window of the Streptococcus parasanguinis ATCC 15912 genome contains the following:
- a CDS encoding cation:proton antiporter has protein sequence MELLLYAVIFSMILIVSNVTNKLVPSLPLPLIQILLGIVWALFVPEENFHLDTELFLALVIGPLLFREAEEADITSVLKHWRIILYLIFPVIFISTISLGWAAHSLWLSLPLAACMAVGAALGPTDLVAFASLSERFTFPKRVSNILKGEGLLNDASGLVAFRVALAALATGSFSLGEAGISLGISIIGGFAVGILTAFVNRWLQTLLLSVRASDIASELLLELSLPLLTFFLAEELHVSGIIAVVVSGILKASRFKHITLLEARVDTVSHTVWNTVNFILNGSVFVILGMELEMIAKPILSSPIYNNLLLVLSVFLLTTLLFLIRFVMVYLFYWFRTVRLKKSLRNYLKDALLLTFSGVKGTVSIATILLIPTKIEKEYPVLLFLVAGVTLVSFIAGLVVLPKLSEDKEETNNYLMQIAILNDVVMELEADLKNSKHKGPLYAAIDNYHDRIENLILSQENKLIQKDWEQLKLLILSIESDGLEQAYEEGKMRERGYRVYQRYLRNMEQRVNRNLSSRLTYYFLVSFRLLRLLVHEILTFGSGLRNWLTREDSKLEAIDYDQIAALYLANTEIIIESLEDLKGVYRSSLISFLQESRLRETAIITSGAFVERVINRVKPNNIDEMLRGYYLERKIIFEYEAQHLITAKQARRMRQNVNELESYSLRESANTLPYDMIEYARNR, from the coding sequence ATGGAATTACTCCTTTATGCAGTGATCTTCTCGATGATCTTGATCGTCTCAAATGTCACCAATAAACTTGTGCCGAGCCTTCCTCTGCCTTTGATTCAAATCTTACTAGGGATCGTTTGGGCCCTCTTTGTCCCAGAAGAAAATTTTCATCTAGATACAGAACTCTTTCTGGCCTTGGTCATTGGCCCTCTGTTATTTCGAGAGGCAGAAGAAGCAGATATTACTTCTGTCTTAAAGCACTGGCGCATCATTCTTTATTTGATTTTTCCAGTGATTTTTATCTCAACCATTAGTTTGGGATGGGCAGCTCACTCCTTGTGGCTGAGTCTTCCTTTAGCAGCCTGTATGGCCGTAGGGGCAGCTCTAGGTCCAACAGACTTAGTAGCCTTTGCTTCCCTGTCTGAGCGCTTTACCTTTCCAAAGCGGGTTTCGAATATCTTAAAAGGAGAGGGGTTACTAAATGATGCCTCAGGTCTAGTTGCCTTTCGAGTGGCCTTGGCAGCCCTTGCGACCGGAAGTTTCTCCCTTGGAGAGGCAGGGATTTCCTTAGGAATCTCCATTATAGGAGGATTTGCAGTAGGAATCTTGACGGCCTTTGTGAACCGTTGGCTGCAAACCTTACTCTTGAGTGTTCGCGCTAGTGATATTGCCAGTGAATTGTTATTAGAATTGAGTCTCCCGTTATTGACTTTTTTCTTAGCAGAAGAACTCCATGTGTCTGGTATCATCGCTGTGGTCGTGTCAGGGATCCTAAAAGCCAGTCGCTTTAAGCACATTACCCTTCTTGAAGCTCGGGTGGATACTGTGAGCCATACCGTCTGGAATACGGTCAACTTTATCTTAAATGGGTCAGTCTTTGTGATTTTGGGAATGGAACTAGAAATGATCGCTAAGCCCATCTTAAGTAGTCCTATTTACAACAATCTTCTTTTAGTTCTTTCTGTCTTTCTTTTGACAACCTTGCTCTTTTTAATTCGTTTTGTCATGGTTTACCTCTTTTATTGGTTTCGAACGGTTCGACTAAAAAAATCATTGAGAAATTATCTGAAAGATGCCTTATTGCTGACCTTTTCGGGTGTGAAGGGAACAGTTTCGATTGCGACGATCCTTTTGATTCCAACCAAAATCGAAAAAGAATACCCCGTCCTACTCTTTTTAGTGGCAGGAGTTACCCTTGTCAGCTTTATTGCTGGCTTAGTGGTGCTTCCAAAATTATCAGAAGATAAGGAAGAAACCAATAACTACCTGATGCAGATCGCGATTTTAAATGATGTCGTCATGGAATTAGAAGCAGACCTAAAGAATAGTAAGCACAAGGGGCCCTTGTATGCGGCGATTGATAACTATCATGATCGGATTGAAAATTTGATTCTAAGCCAAGAAAATAAGCTCATTCAAAAGGACTGGGAACAGCTGAAGCTCTTGATTTTGAGTATTGAAAGTGACGGCTTGGAACAAGCCTACGAAGAAGGAAAGATGCGCGAGCGGGGCTACCGTGTCTACCAACGCTATCTTCGTAATATGGAGCAACGGGTCAATCGCAACCTTTCGTCTCGCTTAACCTATTACTTCTTGGTGTCTTTCCGTCTCTTGCGTTTATTAGTTCATGAGATCTTAACTTTTGGGTCTGGCTTGCGAAACTGGTTGACCCGAGAAGACAGCAAGTTAGAGGCCATTGATTATGACCAGATTGCAGCCCTTTATCTGGCCAATACAGAAATCATCATCGAAAGTTTGGAAGACCTCAAAGGGGTTTATAGGAGCAGTTTGATCTCTTTTCTACAAGAATCTCGTCTGAGAGAGACGGCCATTATTACTAGTGGAGCCTTTGTGGAGCGGGTTATTAATCGCGTGAAACCGAATAATATCGATGAAATGTTGAGAGGCTATTATTTGGAGCGTAAGATTATTTTTGAATACGAAGCGCAACACCTGATTACCGCCAAGCAAGCGCGTCGCATGCGTCAAAATGTCAATGAATTAGAAAGCTACTCCCTAAGAGAAAGTGCCAACACTCTTCCATACGATATGATCGAGTATGCACGAAATCGATAG